One genomic region from Candidatus Binatia bacterium encodes:
- a CDS encoding ABC transporter permease — MTIPFRYIFRSFGARRLTTSVTVLGVALVVFVFSAVLMMAHGIQRTLTATGSDENVVVLRKAANSETLSILDRQIATLVTGMPQIARSADGAPLSSREAAVIINMEKLAGGMSNVTVRGVEPAAFELRPQVRLVEGSMFRPGAREIVVGRSIADRFAGAGIGERIKFGGDSWSVVGVFSSDGTGFDSEIWGDSNQIMDAFKRSSYSTLTLRLRDPFALDEFVAAFEADNRLLHYTAKSERKFFEEQSEMMAAFIRVLGLFITVIFSAGATIGAMITMYGAVANRTVEIGTLRALGFQRRSILTAFLGEALMIALVGAMVGLLLASLLQFITISTLNFASFAELAFSFSLSPSIVAWSFAFSLTMGFLGGFLPALRAARLNIVSALRAV, encoded by the coding sequence ATGACGATTCCGTTTCGCTACATCTTCCGCAGCTTCGGCGCGCGCCGCCTGACCACCAGCGTGACCGTGCTCGGCGTCGCGCTCGTGGTCTTCGTCTTCAGCGCCGTGCTGATGATGGCGCACGGAATCCAGCGGACGCTCACGGCGACCGGCTCGGATGAGAACGTGGTGGTTCTCCGCAAAGCGGCGAACAGCGAGACTCTCAGCATCCTCGACAGACAAATCGCCACGCTGGTCACGGGGATGCCGCAAATCGCCCGCTCCGCGGACGGCGCGCCGCTCAGCTCCAGAGAGGCCGCCGTCATCATCAATATGGAAAAATTGGCCGGCGGCATGAGCAATGTAACCGTTCGCGGAGTCGAGCCGGCCGCCTTCGAGCTGCGCCCGCAAGTCCGGCTCGTCGAGGGAAGCATGTTCCGGCCGGGCGCGCGCGAGATCGTCGTCGGCAGGTCGATCGCGGATAGATTTGCCGGCGCCGGGATTGGCGAGCGGATCAAGTTCGGCGGCGACTCCTGGAGCGTCGTCGGCGTCTTCAGCTCGGACGGGACCGGCTTCGACTCGGAGATCTGGGGCGACTCGAATCAGATCATGGATGCGTTCAAACGATCGTCGTACTCGACGCTGACGCTGAGGCTCAGAGATCCGTTCGCGTTGGATGAGTTCGTCGCCGCGTTCGAGGCCGATAACCGGCTGCTCCACTATACGGCTAAAAGCGAAAGGAAATTTTTCGAAGAACAGTCGGAGATGATGGCGGCGTTCATCCGGGTCCTGGGCCTTTTCATCACCGTGATCTTCAGCGCGGGCGCGACGATCGGCGCCATGATCACGATGTACGGCGCCGTCGCCAACCGCACGGTCGAGATCGGTACGCTGCGCGCGCTGGGATTTCAGCGGCGCAGCATCCTGACCGCCTTTCTGGGCGAAGCGCTGATGATCGCGCTGGTGGGCGCCATGGTAGGTCTTCTACTCGCCTCGCTGCTTCAGTTCATCACCATCTCGACGCTCAACTTCGCGTCCTTCGCCGAGCTGGCGTTTTCCTTTTCCCTGTCGCCCTCCATCGTCGCCTGGTCTTTCGCCTTTTCTTTGACCATGGGATTCCTCGGCGGCTTTCTCCCGGCGCTCCGCGCCGCCCGCCTCAACATCGTGAGCGCGCTAAGGGCGGTGTGA